The nucleotide sequence AACCAGAATTCGTAGAGGTAGTTAAAGAAGGCAATACCTTAATCGTTAAAAATATAAATGAAGAAAACAAAAAAGCTAATGCATTTCATGGTTTATATAGGAGTTTGATTGCAAATGCTGTTTATGGTGTAACAAATGGTTTTAAAAAAGAGCTAATTATAGAAGGCGTTGGATATAGAGCAAGTGTAGAATCAAAGAAAGTAAAGTTAAGTCTTGGATTTTCTCATGACATTTTTTATCCGATTCCAGATGGTATTACTGTAGAAGTGGACAAAACTGGTACAAATTTAACAATATCTGGAATTGATAAGTATTTAGTGGGTCAAGTTGCAGCTGATATTAGAGCATTTAAGAAAGTTGAGCCATACAAAGGTAAAGGGATCAGATATAAAGATGAAAAAGTCAGAAGGAAAGCTGGTAAAGCTGCAGGAAAGTAGGAGGTTGAATGTTAAAAAAACACAGTAGAAACAAATTAAGATTAAAAAGAAAAACTCGCATAAAGTATAAAATTAGAGGAACTCAGCAAAAACCAAGATTATGCGTGTTTAAAAGTTTAAATCATATATATGCTCAATTAATTGATGATGCAAATGGCAATACAATTATTAGCGCTTCAAGTTTAGATAATCAATTAAAAGGTAAAGTAAAAGGTTGCAATATTGAAACTGCAAAGCAAGTAGGTATTCTAATAGCAAAAAAAGCTTTAGAAAAAGGAATATCAAATGTTGTATTTGATAGAAACGGATATCTTTATCATGGAAAAGTTAAAGCCTTAGCAGATGCTGCAAGAGAAGGCGGTTTGATATTTTAGGAGGTTTAAGTGGATAAAGGTTTTCAAGAATATGTTATAAAAGTTGGAAGAGTTGCTAAGGTTGTAAAAGGTGGTAGGAGATTTAGATTTAACGCATTAGTTGTTGTAGGTGATGGAAATGGTCGGGTAGGTATAGCATTAGGAAAATCAAAAGAAGTTTCTGAAGCAATAAAAAAGGCTGTAGAAAAAGCTAAAAAAGAAATGTTTAGAGTCCCTATTACTGAAGATGGTAGTATACCCCATATTATCCAGACAAAGCAGGGTTCCGGTATTGTTTTATTAAAACCCGCTCGTCCCGGTACTGGCATAATTGCAGGTAATACTGCAAGGTCTATTTTAGAAGCATGTGGCATTAAAAATATAGTTACTAAATCTATTGGTTCAAATAATCCATTTAATTTAGCAAGTGCTATTATCAAAGCTCTTAAATTATTACGAAGTAAAGAAGAAATATTGAAAGGAAGGGGATTGGCACAATGACACTTAAAATTACAATGACAAGAAGTTGCATTGGGCAAAAGGATAAAATAAAAAAAGTGGCAAGGTCTTTAGGTTTAAAAAGGCCAAATCAATTTGTTTTAAGAAAAGATACGCCTCATATAAGAGGTATGATTAAAAAGTTGTATTTTATGGTCAAAGTTGAAGAAGTTGAATAAGGAGTATTAATATGCAATTATTTGAATTACCAAAAATAGTTGATAAGCGCAAAAGAGTTGGAAGAGGCGATGCAAGTGGCTATGGTACCACAGCAGGCAAAGGTAATAAAGGTGAAAGAGCAAGAAGTGGTCATGGTCACTTAAGTGCTTATTATGAAGGTGGACAAACACCTATTTATAGAAGATTGCCAAAAAGGGGTTTTAAAAACCAATTCAAAGCGGAATACGATATTGTAAATCTTCATGTATTGGATAAAAAATTTAATGAAAACGATGAAGTTACACTTGAAACACTTATATCAAAAGGACTGGTAAGTGGTAAAAGGTTGGTCAAAATTCTAGGAAACGGTACGTTGTCAAAAAAATTAAATATTAAAGCGCATGCTTTTTCAAAGCAAGCAATCAGTAAAATTGAACAATCGAATTCTACATTTGAGGTTCTTTAATGCAAGATTATTCAAACATGTTTAATGTACCAGAGCTAAATAAGAGACTTTTTTTTACATTTATAATGTTTGTTGTATTTCGATTGGCAGCTCACATACCAACTCCAGGTGTTGATACGCATGTGTTGGCTACTCTTGTAAACCAGAATCAGTCTACCGCACTTGGATTATTCAATCTTTTTAGTGGTGGCGCTATAAGTAACTTCAGTATAGTTTCGCTTGGTATTATGCCCTACATTTCTGCTGCTATTATTTTGGAATTGTTTACTGCTGTGAGTCCAGAGCTTGCAAAATTAAAAAAAGAAGGCGAATCAGGTAGGAGAAAGATATCCGAGTATACAAGATACCTAACTGTGATAATATCGCTTTTGCAGGGAATTGGCATTGCAATAGGTTTGCAATCTATGCATGGGCCAAATAATGCACCTGTTGTTATTTGGCATGGCATAGGTTTTATTATATTTGCAGACATAACATTGACAACAGGTACTATATTTTTAATGTGGATTGGTGAGCAGATAACAGAACGAGGTATCGGAAATGGTATATCTCTTATTATTTTTGCAGGTATTATTGCAAGACTTCCTGCTGCTATAGGTAACACTTTTAACTTGGTAAGCTCTGGTGATATGTCAATATTGGCGCTGCTTCTAATTTTTGTAATAGTAGTTGGAGTTATTGCACTAATAATATTTGTTGAGTTAGCTCAAAGGAGAGTAACTGTTCAGTATCCTCGAAGGATGGTAGGCAAGCGTCTATATAATGCGCAAAGTAGCTACATACCATTAAAAATTAATGTTTCAGGTGTAATTCCACCTATTTTTGCTTCTTCTATAATGTTGTTTCCTGCAACTATAGCCAAAGTTATAAATGTGCCTTTCATTCAAAAAATATCTAACTGGCTAAATCCAGGTGGAACTTTATACAATGTATTCTATGTTATATTGATTTTCTTTTTTGCTTATTTTTATACATCTATTGCCTTTAACCCAAAAGATGTAGCAGATAATCTTAAAAAGAATGGTGGTTTTATACCGGGTATAAGACCAGGTAAATATACAGCTGATTTTCTTGATTGGATACTTACAAGGCTTACTTTTGTAGGTGGTATTTATTTATCATTTGTCTGTGTATTGCCATGGATTTTGATGCAACATTTTAGTGTACCATTTTATTTTGGTGGCACTGCTGTATTGATTGTTGTGCAGGTTGCGCTTGATACAATAATGCAAATACAAGCTCATCTTTACATGAGAAATTATGATGGTTTTTTGAAAAAAGGAGGTAAATAAGTGATTTTGATATTACTGGGAGCTCCTGGTGTAGGAAAAGGTACTCAATCGGAAAATATAATTAAAAAATATTCAATAATTCAAATATCTACTGGCGATATTTTAAGAAACGAAGTAAAAAATGAAACAGATCTTGGCCTTACAGCCAAACAATATATGGAAAAAGGTGAGCTTGTACCAGATGATCTCATTATAAAAATGATANNNNNNNNNNATCTCTGACGCCATAGCTATTAATCAAAACCACTGATTAAATAGTTTTAATCAAAACAATTAAAGTAATAAATAGAACAGATTATTAAAAATGGTATGAAAGGGATTTTTCCTCTGAATATAAAGATAGGTCAGATACACGGAGTAATTTCAATACTAAAAGAGCACGATGGCGAAATTTCTTTGCAGAAGCTTTCTGATGAGGCATTGGAACAGGCAGATGACCTTATCAATATATTGGAAGCCTGCAAACTTCTTGGATTTATAAAGATAAACAAGGGAAAAATAAAACTTAACAAAAAACTTGAAGAAAAGAACTTCCATGAGATAAACGTGGAGATAAAAAAGAAACTGTTGAAAATAGACTTAAAGTTTTTAAAGAACATACAAAGCCTTTAATTGAATATTATGATAAACAGGGAAAATTAAGCTCAATAAGTGGTTTGGGTACAGTTGATGAAGTTTTTTCCAGAATAAAAGATATATTAGGTAATTGATGATTATTCTTAAATCTAAACAAGAAATAGAAAAAATGCGTGTTGTAAACGCAATGGTAGCTAAAGTATTAAATATGTTGAAAAATGAAGTAAAACCTGGTATAACAACATATGAGCTTGATAGGCTTGCAATGGAATATTCTGCTAAACTGAATGCAAAGCCAGCTTTTTTGGGATACGGAGGTTTTCCAAACGCTTTGTGTGTTTCTGTTAACGAAGAAGTTGTCCACGGTATTCCTTCCAGGAAAAAAATCTTGAAAGAAGGTGACATAGTAAGCCTGGATTTTGGCTTGTTTTATGATGGCTTTTATGGTGATTCGGCCATTACTGTTGGTGTGGGTAGTATTTCAAAAGCAAAGCAAAAGCTTATTGATGTAACAAGAGAAAGTTTGTATAAAGGTATTGAACAAGCAAAACCCGGCAATTATCTATTTGATATTTCAAGAGTAATTCAAAATTTTGTTGAATCAAATGGATTCAATGTCGTTAGAGATTATGTTGGGCATGGTATAGGCAGGAATCTTCATGAAGAACCACAGGTTCCAAACTATGTGCCTTCAAATGGACGAAATGTACTGTTAAAAGTTGGTATGACAATTGCAATTGAGCCGATGGTAAATATGGGTACTTATGAAGTTGAGATTAAAAAAGACGGTTGGAGTGTTGTTACAAAAGATAGATTACCTTCTGCGCATTTTGAACACACTATAGCAATTTTAGAAGAAGGAACCCTAATATTGAGCAAGGAGAATTGACATTTATGGCAAAAGAAAAGCCAGTAGTAGTTGAAGGTGAGGTTATAGAGGCGCTACCCAATGCAATGTTTAGAGTAAAATTGGATAATAACCATGTAGTTTTAGCTCATGTTGCTGGCAAAATGCGTATGCACTTTATTAAAATCTTACCAGGAGATAAGGTGAAATTAGAAATTTCACCATACAGCATAGAAAAAGGTAGAATAATTTATAGATATAAATAAAAAATAATGGAGGTTAAATAAATGAAAGTAAGATCTTCTGTGAAAAAAATTTGTCCAAAATGCAAAATAATAAAAAGAAAAGGTGTTGTTAGGGTTATATGCGAAAACCCAAAACACAAACAAAGACAAGGTTAGGAGGTTAAATGGCTCGTTTAGTTGGTGTAGAGTTACCAAAAAATAAGCGTATAGAGATTGCCTTAACATACATATATGGTATAGGTAAATCTAGAGCTAAAGAAATACTTCAAAAAACTGGTGTTGATCCTAACAGAAAAACGGATGATTTAACGCCAGATGAATTACAAAAATTAAGATCAGTATTGTCTAACTA is from Desulfurella sp. and encodes:
- the rplF gene encoding 50S ribosomal protein L6, which codes for MSRIGKKVIELPKNVDLNIEKDKIIIKGPKGVLTQTIKPEFVEVVKEGNTLIVKNINEENKKANAFHGLYRSLIANAVYGVTNGFKKELIIEGVGYRASVESKKVKLSLGFSHDIFYPIPDGITVEVDKTGTNLTISGIDKYLVGQVAADIRAFKKVEPYKGKGIRYKDEKVRRKAGKAAGK
- the rplR gene encoding 50S ribosomal protein L18, which encodes MLKKHSRNKLRLKRKTRIKYKIRGTQQKPRLCVFKSLNHIYAQLIDDANGNTIISASSLDNQLKGKVKGCNIETAKQVGILIAKKALEKGISNVVFDRNGYLYHGKVKALADAAREGGLIF
- the rpsE gene encoding 30S ribosomal protein S5, encoding MDKGFQEYVIKVGRVAKVVKGGRRFRFNALVVVGDGNGRVGIALGKSKEVSEAIKKAVEKAKKEMFRVPITEDGSIPHIIQTKQGSGIVLLKPARPGTGIIAGNTARSILEACGIKNIVTKSIGSNNPFNLASAIIKALKLLRSKEEILKGRGLAQ
- the rpmD gene encoding 50S ribosomal protein L30 — translated: MTLKITMTRSCIGQKDKIKKVARSLGLKRPNQFVLRKDTPHIRGMIKKLYFMVKVEEVE
- the rplO gene encoding 50S ribosomal protein L15 encodes the protein MQLFELPKIVDKRKRVGRGDASGYGTTAGKGNKGERARSGHGHLSAYYEGGQTPIYRRLPKRGFKNQFKAEYDIVNLHVLDKKFNENDEVTLETLISKGLVSGKRLVKILGNGTLSKKLNIKAHAFSKQAISKIEQSNSTFEVL
- the secY gene encoding preprotein translocase subunit SecY, encoding MQDYSNMFNVPELNKRLFFTFIMFVVFRLAAHIPTPGVDTHVLATLVNQNQSTALGLFNLFSGGAISNFSIVSLGIMPYISAAIILELFTAVSPELAKLKKEGESGRRKISEYTRYLTVIISLLQGIGIAIGLQSMHGPNNAPVVIWHGIGFIIFADITLTTGTIFLMWIGEQITERGIGNGISLIIFAGIIARLPAAIGNTFNLVSSGDMSILALLLIFVIVVGVIALIIFVELAQRRVTVQYPRRMVGKRLYNAQSSYIPLKINVSGVIPPIFASSIMLFPATIAKVINVPFIQKISNWLNPGGTLYNVFYVILIFFFAYFYTSIAFNPKDVADNLKKNGGFIPGIRPGKYTADFLDWILTRLTFVGGIYLSFVCVLPWILMQHFSVPFYFGGTAVLIVVQVALDTIMQIQAHLYMRNYDGFLKKGGK
- a CDS encoding nucleoside monophosphate kinase; this translates as MILILLGAPGVGKGTQSENIIKKYSIIQISTGDILRNEVKNETDLGLTAKQYMEKGELVPDDLIIKMI
- a CDS encoding AAA-associated domain-containing protein, giving the protein MKGIFPLNIKIGQIHGVISILKEHDGEISLQKLSDEALEQADDLINILEACKLLGFIKINKGKIKLNKKLEEKNFHEINVEIKKKLLKIDLKFLKNIQSL
- the map gene encoding type I methionyl aminopeptidase gives rise to the protein MIILKSKQEIEKMRVVNAMVAKVLNMLKNEVKPGITTYELDRLAMEYSAKLNAKPAFLGYGGFPNALCVSVNEEVVHGIPSRKKILKEGDIVSLDFGLFYDGFYGDSAITVGVGSISKAKQKLIDVTRESLYKGIEQAKPGNYLFDISRVIQNFVESNGFNVVRDYVGHGIGRNLHEEPQVPNYVPSNGRNVLLKVGMTIAIEPMVNMGTYEVEIKKDGWSVVTKDRLPSAHFEHTIAILEEGTLILSKEN
- the infA gene encoding translation initiation factor IF-1, with amino-acid sequence MAKEKPVVVEGEVIEALPNAMFRVKLDNNHVVLAHVAGKMRMHFIKILPGDKVKLEISPYSIEKGRIIYRYK
- the rpmJ gene encoding 50S ribosomal protein L36, coding for MKVRSSVKKICPKCKIIKRKGVVRVICENPKHKQRQG
- the rpsM gene encoding 30S ribosomal protein S13; this encodes MARLVGVELPKNKRIEIALTYIYGIGKSRAKEILQKTGVDPNRKTDDLTPDELQKLRSVLSNYTIEGELRKIVGMNIKRLMDLGNYRGLRHRKGLPVRGQRTRTNARTRKGRRKTVGGK